GATTCCTCCAAACATTTTTATTCCCATTGCAGAAGACACAGGGGTCATTAATGAGATTGGTTATTGGGTATTATTAGAAGCATGCACGCAAACGCGTCAATGGCATGAGTCAGGTATGAACGATCTATCCGTATGTGTCAATGTATCGGGTATCCAGTTCCAACGACCGGATTTTATTGATGAAGTGAAAGCATGTTTAGAAACATCAGGCTTGGAGTCATCCTTCCTTCATATCGAATTGACTGAGAGTATTATGCTTGAGGATGTCGAGCACACGATAAAAATTATTAACCAACTTAAGGGATTAGGTGTGAAGATCTCAGTAGATGATTTTGGTACAGGATATTCCTCTTTAAGTTACTTAAGAGACTTTCCAATCGACATATTAAAAATCGACCAATCATTTATTAGAAATCTAGAAGATTCAAATCCAGATGCTGCTATCGTACGTGCAATCATCACAATGTGTGAAGGGCTAAATGTAACAGTTCTTGCCGAAGGTGTTGAAACAGAGCAGCAACTTAAAACGCTACAACAGTTTGGTTGTAATCAAATTCAAGGCTATTACATTAGTAAACCAGTAAAAGCAGTAGAAATAAAAGGCTTATATAAGAACTTTCAAATGAATTAATCAATGATATTAAAAGGCTAAGCAGTTATACATCAATAATGATGAATGCGCTTAGCCTTTTGTTTCCCTTTTAAAATTGTCTAGCTCCTAAATCACTTAATTTACTCTTTTATTCATACAAGTCTGTCCTACGATCCTCATAGATCGGAATTCGTTTGCGGAACTCGTTTAATTCTTCGATTTGTATGTTTGCATATATTGTAGTTTCGTCCTCATCTGCTTCTGAAAGAATTTCTCCCCAAGGGTTAATGATCATAGAGTGACCTCCAAAAACGTTATCAGGGTCACTTCCAACTCTATTACAAGCGACAACATAACATTGATTTTCAATGGCACGTGTAATGAGAAGATTACGCCAATGTTCTGTCCTAGGTTTCGGCCACTCAGCTGGCACGAATAATACTTTCGCACCTTCTAGGGCATGTTTTCGGATCCATTCAGGAAATCGGATGTCGTAACAAATAAAGCCCGCAGCTGGTATATCATCAATCGTGAAATGCCCATCATCGTTCCCAGCTTTCAAATATTTCTCCTCATTCATAAGTCGGAATAAGTGAACCTTACTATATTCCTTATGCACATTTCCTTCTCGGTCAAACACGAGCATTGTATTAAACACATCTTTTTCTTTTCTTACAGCAACAGACCCTGCCACAATGTTGACGTGATAAGAAATAGCGAGAGAAGAAATGAATTCGATGGTTTTTTCCCCGTTAGGATCACCGATTTGATCAAGCATTTCTAGGTCATATCCCGTGGTCCATAATTCTGGTAGAACGATTACATCGGTTTGATCTGAACAAGCCTCACGTATTTTACTCGTAATATGCTCAAAGTTGGCTTGTGGATTACCGTATACAATATCCATTTGAATGACTGCTACTTTCATTAATTTGTCCCCCTCGCAATGTCCAATATTAGTTTGTATATATTGCTTTACTTTTCACTGATTACACCTTAACATAAATGATTAGAATTTTCGTACAGTTTACTTGGAGGTGGATGTATTTGAATCGTTTTCAACAATCAGATGCGCTTAAGCGTCTTCCTGAGCAATTTTTTGCAAATCTTGTCCAAAAAATACAGCCTTATTATGAGGCGGGATATGACATGATTAATCTAGGGCAAGGGAACCCCGATCAACCGACACCAGATCATATTGTAAAAACACTACAAAATTCTGCAGCCAATCCTGTTCACCATAAGTACCCACCATTTCGTGGACATGCATTCCTGAAGAAAGCAATTGCTGATTTTTACAAACGGGAATATGACGTAGATCTGGATCCAGAAAAAGAAGTGTCAGTCCTATTTGGTGCAAAAGCTGGACTTGTTGAGATTAGTCAATGTTTTTTGAATCAAGGGGATATTGCATTGGTCCCAGATCCTGGTTATCCAGATTATGAATCAGGCATTGCCTATGCAGATGCAATACAACACAATATGCCTTTAAAAAAGGAGAATGATTTCCTACCGGATTATGCTTCCATTCCTGAAAAGACTTTAGACCAAGCGAAGCTGATGTTCTTGAACTATCCGAACAACCCAACTGCGGCGATTGCGACAGAAGCTTTTTTCGAGGAAACGATAGACCTTGCTGAAAAGAACGACATATGTGTTGTACATGATTTTGCGTACGGATCCATTGGTTATGATGGTCACAAACCGATTAGCTTTCTCCAAGCAAAAGGTGCGAAGAAAGTTGGAATCGAAATGTATACACTTTCGAAGACGTTTAATATGGCGGGCTGGCGTATTGGGTTCGCACTAGGGAACGAAAAGGTGATCGAAGCGATCAACCTTCTTCAGGATCACTACTATTGCGGGATGTTCGGAGGCTTACAAGAAGCTGCTGCTAAGGCTTTGAATGGTCCACAGGATTGCGTTCAAGATTTACGCGCCTTGTATGAAGAACGTCGAAATGCGTTTATACCCAAATTACAAGAGAATGGCTTTGAAGTCGTTTCACCGAAAGGGTCATTTTTTGCTTGGATTCCTGTTCCAGATGGCTTTACATCTGAATCATACTCGGATTTTCTAATGGAAGAAGCGCATGTCATCGTTGCCCCAGGGAATGGTTTCGGTGAAAGTGGAGAAGGTTTTGTACGGGTTGGCCTCCTTTGCGAAAAAGAACGATTAATTGAAGCTGCAGAACGTATGATTAATGTTAAAAGGCGATAACCGAGATAACATTTAAACCATTTTTTATGGGCACATTTCCATCTTCAAAGCATAAATTGTGTATAGAGATGGAGGGTGAGGGAACCATGTGTGGAATAACTGGCTGGATTGATTTTCACAGAGATTTATCCCGTGAAACTGCAACGATCAAGAAGATGGCATCAACACTAGGGAAAAGGGGACCCGATGCAACGAATCATTGGGTTGCACCTCGTGTTGCGTTCGGACACGCGAGACTCATTGTTGTTGACCCCAAAGGTGGGGGTCAACCGATGCATAAAACATATAAAGGCTCGACGTACACAATGATTTATAACGGAGAATTGTATAACACGGACGACATCCGAAAAGTTTTGCTGACAAAAGGTCACACATTCGAGTCCCATAGCGATACGGAAGTCTTACTCACAAGTTATGTAGAATGGGGAGAAGCTTGTGTTGAGCATTTAAATGGGATTTTTGCATTTGCCATTTGGGATGAGCGTAAAGGGCAACTTTTCATGGCACGAGATCGCCTCGGTGTTAAACCACTTTTTTTTAAGCTAGATAAAGGCAGGTTGCTATTTGGATCGGAGTTGAAATCGATACTTTCACATCCTGGTGTAAAAGCGGAAGTTGACCGAGAAGGATTACAAGAAGTGTTCGGTCTAGGTCCATCCAGAACGCCTGGTCACGGGGTTTATCGCGGGATAAAGGAATTGCGAGCTGCACATGCGATGAAGTTCGATCAAAATGGCGAGAAAGTATGGCGGTATTGGGATGTCGAAAGTAAGGAGCATAAAGACTCGTTAGATGATACGGTTGAAAATGTGCGATGGCTATTAAAGGATGCAGTCGAACGTCAGCTTGTAGCCGATGTACCTGTGTGCACATTTTTGTCAGGTGGAGTTGACTCCAGTGCAATTAGTGCGTTCGCTTCTAGATACTTCAAACAAGAAGATCGCGGAGCCTTGCATACGTACTCAATTGACTATGAGGATAATGATAAATACTTTAAGAAGAGTACATTTCAACCCAACTCAGATGGTCCTTGGATCAAAATCATGCGTGAATATTTAAAAACGGTTCATCACAATTCCGTCATCGAGAATGAAAAATTGTTGCACTATTTAAAGGCTGCTGTTCACATGAGGGACCTACCAGGTATGGCAGATGTAGACTCTTCTTTACTTTGGTTCTGTGAGGAAATTAAGCAGCAGTTTACAGTTGGCTTGTCTGGTGAGTGTGCGGATGAAATCTTCGGTGGGTATCCATGGTTTTATCGACCAGAGCTATTAGAGCGTGAAGCCTTTCCTTGGATGCACTCAGTAAATGAAAGGCAATCGATTCTGAGACCTGAATTAGGAGCAAAGTTGCAATTGAAAGAATATGTGCAGAGTCGGTATCAAGCTACAGTTGATGAGACACCTAAGCTCGATGGGGAAAGCCGTGATGAAGCTCGTCGGCGTGAAATGTCTTATCTAAATATGCATTGGTTCATGGCAACGCTGTTAGATCGGAAAGACAGGATGAGCATGGGAGCAAGTCTTGAAGTCCGTGTTCCGTTTGCTGATCATCGGATTGTGGAATATGCATGGAACATCCCTTGGGATATGAAAATGCTTGAAGGCAGGGAAAAGGGGATCCTGCGGAAAGCACTGGAAGGCATCTTGCCAGACGAGATTTTATATCGAAAAAAGAGTCCATATCCGAAGACACATCATCCAGAGTATACACGCTTGGTGAAAGGGTGGCTTTCATCGATTATAGCTGATGGTTCAGCGCCACTCCTTGAGTTAGTTGACCGATCTAAGGTGGAAGAAATCATTCAAACAGATGGAGAAGCATTCAAGACACCATGGTTCGGCCAACTGATGACTGGCCCTCAGCTCATCGCTCACCTCGCACAAATCAACACTTGGCTCGAAGATTATAACGTGAATATTGTAGATTAATTTGAGAGAGGTTGGTGTGGCATGCCAGCCTCTTTAATTTATGCAGGGGATGTTGATGTCTATCATTTAATCAAAAGGCGGATAAATCTGTGAATCTGTCTATAATTTCTGGAATCTGTCTATAATTTCTGGAATCTGTCTATAATTTCTGGAATCTGTCTATAATTCCTGAAATGTATCTATAATTGCAGAATGAAGATTCATTTGAAAATTTGAGGAAGGATTTACATCTTAGCGAGCAGAATTTCAATACAGAAACCTTATATGGGAGTGATTTAATGCAAATAAATAAACCGTTTATTGCACTGCAGTTGATGGCTTTGTTGAGGCGAAGCCCTGCAAAAGATCGATCGCACCCTAAGCATTCTATCATTATTAGAAGACTTAAAAGGGTTATGGGAGGTTTTAGAGGCGAAGAAAGCGTATTTTACCAGCTTAATTATCTACCTAAAGAACAATTCCTCATTTTACATGGTCCCAGATTATCCAATGAAAATACTTACTTCCAAATTGACTTTCTTGTTCTTTCTCCTCACTTTTACACCATCATTGAAGTGAAAAACATATATGGAGAACTTTATTTTGATCCAGTATTTGATCAACTTATTCGAAAAATGCCAGATGGCACCCAAACCGGCCTACAAGATCCAACTTCACAAGTGAAAATACAAAAAATGCAACTTCGTAAATGGTTAAAACATCATAAACTTCCTATAGCCCCTATAAAATACCTCATCACGGTCAGTGACCCCAAAACCATATTGAACACTTCGTTAGCTAATCACAACATTTCAAATTGGATTATACATAAACACGCTCTTATGAGTAAGTTTGAGCATTTTATTAAGGCTAATCCAAAAGAAATCATTTCCAATAAAGATGTCAAAAAAATAGCCAGGAAAATAAAGAGAAAAAATGAACCGCTATTATCTGATGTATTAGATACCTATAAATTTACTCCATCACAAATTACGAGCGGTGTTTCTTGTCCAAAATGCCTTGAACTACCTATACCAAGACATAAATACCGAAAAAATTGGGTGTGTCCAACATGCAGAGCTTCATCTAACCAAGCCTATTTCGAAGCTATCGCAGATTATGCTCTATTAATCAATAACACTTTTTCAAACAGGCAGATGAGATTATTTCTTCATATTGATTCAGATTCAACAGTCTACAATCTCCTCAAAAAAATGAACATCCAAACTGTAGGTAGAAAGCATTCAATTTCCTTAGATGATGTGTATATGTATGCGAATAAAAACTTTAATGAGTAGTTGCCAAAGATTCCCCTCTTTCCAACACAAAACCTCTATCATTCATTTCTTGAAGGAGTTCTGACACTATATATTGAACTTGTAGTTTAACGTATGTAGAGAGGAGTTTACCTATGTCATCTCATACATTTCCATTCCCATTTACGACAAATCAATATGCCTATTCAAATAATTCTTCGCTACTCGAACCTGCTTGGACTGTGACGGTTACAGATGAATATAAACATGAAGTATTATTGAAGCGAAAATTACTGCATCAAAACCATGATAGATGTTACCGTTCACTCCCTATTTCAATTGAGTCGCAATGGGAAGCGATGCGACTTGTGCTGAATCATCTGGCGGAAGCGTATCCTAACCACTTTAGTTTAGAAAAACGAGGAAAAGAATATCGATTTCAAAATCATTTGTTACAGGAAGAAGAACGGTTTATTTTCAGAGACAACAGTTCAGTAAACCTTGAGCCGCTTGATTTGGTAGGTCGTCATATCCAGGAGGATCTCATTTTGATGGGGGATCGCAGCGATGGCTTATTTTTAGAGGCTGGTCAGCTTTGTTTTCCTTCAAATTGGTCCTTGACGTTTGTGCTTGGTATGGAATTTAAGTCGATTCATATGCCAGTTCCTAATATCACGGACAATGGTTTTATTCAAAAAGTTGAACGGTTCATTTCAAGAATTCGTCCCAACACCGCTTGGGAACGAAAGAATTGGTCCATTACCATATCAGAAAAGCTCGATACCCCTCTCGAAACGTATGCTGAATGGGGGAAGCTCCGTCAAGAAGTTACAGAAGAGAATGCAGTTGAAATGGTTCATCTCCGAGTCGAAGTTCAGCGGTTGTACCGACTTCCGATTAACAATGACATACTTTTTACCATCCACACTTATCTTTTATCCTTAAAAGATTTAGTTAAGAATGATCATTGGCTAAAGCTCTTTTACAGTAATATCAAAACGCTTCCCGAAGAAATTACAGATTACAAAGGGATTTCCTTCTATAGAAAAGACTTGATGAAGTATCTTGAAAATAAAATGGCTCATAAGAAGATGATCCGATGAAAAGAAAAATCGTTCTTTTTACAGATGAAAGGCATATGGAACAAGCGAATACTAAGCTTAAATCATTTGAACAGGACGGACGAATGTGTGAATTGATTATAGTTAAAAGTGAGACAAATTACGAAGAAATACTGACTGGATTGTCAGTTGGTACTCAGGTATTGATTTGTACTGAGGCTGAAGAAGCACAAGTAATCCAAAGATCAGCATTAAGTTTAGGTTTCCTTCATGATGACATCATTTACATGTCTTCAAAAGAGAAGAATCCCCGTGTATTTTGTTCACAGTGTCATTTTATACAAAGGGTGGACCAGAAAATAGCTTTCAAATGTAGAAACTGTAGTCAAAAAATTCTACCTTCTGACCATTATTCAGCTTATCATCATGCCTTTCTTGCATACCCAAGCTTTCAAAAAGGATGAACAAACCCATGAAACAATTTTATCAATTGAGAGTATTGAAAACAGAATATGTCACACCAACAGTTAAGAAATTCACACTGACTTCTGAGGAAATCAACCTACCAAGCTTCGGGGCTGGTGCACATATTACGGTGAAACTTCCGATGGGTACGCGACAGTATTCCCTTACCAATGATCCTTACCAACAAGAGAATGAATATACGATTGCGGTGAAGAACATTGGGAGTGAAAACAGTGCATCAACGTTTTTACATGAACACATTGAAGAAGGGGATACACTCGAAGTGTCCGGTCCTGATAATTATTTTCCAGTTCGATCCGAAGGTAAGCATCATGTATTCTTTGCGGCTGGAATCGGAATTACCCCATTTCTTTCCATGATGGCCTATTTGATTCAAATTGATCAGTCGTTTGAACTCCATTATGCAGGAGCAAGTAAAGAGGATTGTGCATTTTATAAAGAAATTAAAAACCAATACCCGGAACAAACGACTTTTTATTTTATGGAACGAGAACAAAAAGTCCAAATACTAAGAGAAGTGTTGAGTAATCAAACGGTTGGCACACACTTTTACATTTGTGGACCGGCTGGATTCATGGATCAGTTCATATCATATTGTAATGAGATTGGTTATCCAGATGAGTGTGTCCACTCAGAAAGATTCCGTCCGGCGAACACAACCATAAATCGAAAACCGTTTTCAGTAACCATTGGTAAAAAAACCATCCAAGTTGGTTCAAACCAAAGCTTGCTCCAAGCCATAAATGAAAAAGGGATCCTAGTTCCATATGCTTGTCAAATGGGCATCTGCGGTACGTGTGAAGTGGCAGTATGTAACGGAGAAATTCTCCACAATGATACGTTTTTGACAGATGAAGAGAGAAAGGTGAAGATGCTTTCTTGTGTGTCTCGAGGGATTGGGCACATCACTATTAAGATATAGTCACTGATTCAATAGCCCATCCAAAATTCTCCTTAAGGGTTGTGTGCTGCGAATCGAGTCCATTTCAGAGAATGGACATCCTTTTGTTTTGATGCGTTTGAGAACATCGGAAATGGAGAACATCTCTGGTTTCAATCGTTCGTCCACTTCGTCCCAATAAAGTGGGGTAGCAACAAGTGCATCATCATTCCCTCTCAATGAGTAAGGGGCAATAATCGTTTTTCCTTCTGCATGCTGTAAGAAATCAATATAACACTTCGAACCTCTATTCTCTTTCAACCGTTCGATTGTAAAATTATCTGGAAATTGAGTCACTAAATAATCCGCAATAAATTTCGTGAAAACTCTTGTTTCTTCATAAACGAACTGATCTTCAGGAATTGGAATATAAATTTGCAACCCTTTGTTGCCAGAAGTTTTGATAAAACCAGTGAGGTCAAAACGGTCTAGTATTTTCTTTATTTCCAAACCTGCTTGGACGGCAAGAGCGAAATGATCCCTAGATGGAGGATCCAAGTCGAATACAATTTCTGAAGGTGAGGATGAACCCATCTTATTGAAAGGTATATGAAACTCCAAGGATAATTGATTCCCCAGCCATATGAGGGTCTCTAAATCGTTACAAACGATGTAATTAATCTTCTCATGTACCTTGGTTTGTATGAAATCTGGTGCATAATCGGGACAATTTTTTTGATAAAAGTAATCATCATACATCCCATGAGGATAACGCTTTACGGTCAAGTATCGATTGTTCAAAAAAGGTAGCATACGCTTATGGACTTCAATCAAATAATGAAGGTAAGCTTGCTTGTTAATGTCCTTTTCAGGATATAGTAGCTTATCTAAACTCGTCACCTGAATGGTGTGACCATTAATATTCAACTGTCCATTTGCGTTTGAAGTGCTTCCCATGTGCAGTCCTCCCAGTGGATATCCAACCTGAATTGTACGAATCTCGGATGTCTTAATTGCATGTTATACAATTCTAGAAACTCCAACTCGACACAGATCCCGGGGCTGACTTTAATCAATGTTCCTTTTCGTCCTTTTTGGTTGTTCTGCACGATCTGTATGAGCGCTTCCCGATCTTTCCCTTCAAGACCATGGGAAAACAAACCGATTTGTTCTAGCTTTTTATCTTTTATGACAGCGATATGAACATATCCATTCCCTTCATCAAACCCAGTCACAATGAAAAAGCCTCGGAATAATCGTTTGACTTTCAACCAATTAGGCGTTCGTTTTCCTGAAATCCAAAGACTGTTCTTCCTTTTCGCGACGATGCCTTCACCTTTCTTACTCTTCACTTGATTAAAAAGTGATTCACCATCTGACTGAGGTGGTATCCACTGAATTGAGGTTTGAAAGTCATGATTAACTGTTGGGTAAGACATCTTATTCATCCAGGATTGTAGCTGTTGTTTCCGGTTGATATACGTTTCACTCTTTAGTGGTTTTCCTCCTATCACCAACAGGTCAAAAACCAAGTAGGTAACAGGGGACAAGAGGGTATGTTGTTGTATCTTCTCTATATTTTTCAGTCGGCCACGTTTTTGTATTTGTGAAAATGAAGCACGAATATCAGATTCAAGTACACATAGTTCACCATCTAATAAAATAGGTAAATCCTCATTGTATTCATTCTGTATTCGAGTAGCTTCTTTTACAATCTCCGGAAAACCTGTTCTTAAAGAAATTAGATTTCTGCTATAAAGGTCAATTTCCTCTTCATCAATATAAAGAAGACACCTGAAGCCATCATATTTGATTTCATAGTACAAATCATCCCCTTCCGGGACCTCGGATGTTAAGGTAGGAAGCATCGGTTTAAGCCGCATTATTCACTGCTCGCTTTTTTCTTTCTTGTGCGGGTTGTTTTCTTCTTCTTCGGTTTTGTGTCATCAATACTTGCTTGTAATGCATCCATTAAGTCAACAACATCTGCTTTTGGTTGTTGCTTTGCAACTTTAATTTGTTCACCTTTAACCTTACTTTGTATGGCTTCCATCAAAGCTTCGCGATAATCGTCTTGATATTTTCCTGGATCGAATTCTGTCGTCAATTGTTCGATCAATTGAATGGCCATTTTTAATTCTTTCTCGTTTAACTCGACCTCCTCAGGTATTTCAGGAACGAGATCGATATTCCTTACTTCATCAGGAAAATGAATGGTTTCAAGCAAAAGTCCTTTGTCATAAACACGGACAACGGATAAATGTTGTTTGGAGCGTATCATCACTTTCGCTATCCCGATTTTTCCGGACTCCTCCATCGCATTCTTCAAAAGGCTATAGGGCTTTGAACCATTTTCGCCAGGTCCGATAAAATAAGAGCGATCGAAGTAGATGGGGTCAACTTCAGATAAATGGACAAAATCTAAGATTTCAATTGATTTCGTTTGCTCTTTTGAAAGAGCATCTAGATCCTCT
This Pseudalkalibacillus berkeleyi DNA region includes the following protein-coding sequences:
- a CDS encoding carbon-nitrogen family hydrolase is translated as MKVAVIQMDIVYGNPQANFEHITSKIREACSDQTDVIVLPELWTTGYDLEMLDQIGDPNGEKTIEFISSLAISYHVNIVAGSVAVRKEKDVFNTMLVFDREGNVHKEYSKVHLFRLMNEEKYLKAGNDDGHFTIDDIPAAGFICYDIRFPEWIRKHALEGAKVLFVPAEWPKPRTEHWRNLLITRAIENQCYVVACNRVGSDPDNVFGGHSMIINPWGEILSEADEDETTIYANIQIEELNEFRKRIPIYEDRRTDLYE
- a CDS encoding pyridoxal phosphate-dependent aminotransferase, which gives rise to MNRFQQSDALKRLPEQFFANLVQKIQPYYEAGYDMINLGQGNPDQPTPDHIVKTLQNSAANPVHHKYPPFRGHAFLKKAIADFYKREYDVDLDPEKEVSVLFGAKAGLVEISQCFLNQGDIALVPDPGYPDYESGIAYADAIQHNMPLKKENDFLPDYASIPEKTLDQAKLMFLNYPNNPTAAIATEAFFEETIDLAEKNDICVVHDFAYGSIGYDGHKPISFLQAKGAKKVGIEMYTLSKTFNMAGWRIGFALGNEKVIEAINLLQDHYYCGMFGGLQEAAAKALNGPQDCVQDLRALYEERRNAFIPKLQENGFEVVSPKGSFFAWIPVPDGFTSESYSDFLMEEAHVIVAPGNGFGESGEGFVRVGLLCEKERLIEAAERMINVKRR
- the asnB gene encoding asparagine synthase (glutamine-hydrolyzing) encodes the protein MCGITGWIDFHRDLSRETATIKKMASTLGKRGPDATNHWVAPRVAFGHARLIVVDPKGGGQPMHKTYKGSTYTMIYNGELYNTDDIRKVLLTKGHTFESHSDTEVLLTSYVEWGEACVEHLNGIFAFAIWDERKGQLFMARDRLGVKPLFFKLDKGRLLFGSELKSILSHPGVKAEVDREGLQEVFGLGPSRTPGHGVYRGIKELRAAHAMKFDQNGEKVWRYWDVESKEHKDSLDDTVENVRWLLKDAVERQLVADVPVCTFLSGGVDSSAISAFASRYFKQEDRGALHTYSIDYEDNDKYFKKSTFQPNSDGPWIKIMREYLKTVHHNSVIENEKLLHYLKAAVHMRDLPGMADVDSSLLWFCEEIKQQFTVGLSGECADEIFGGYPWFYRPELLEREAFPWMHSVNERQSILRPELGAKLQLKEYVQSRYQATVDETPKLDGESRDEARRREMSYLNMHWFMATLLDRKDRMSMGASLEVRVPFADHRIVEYAWNIPWDMKMLEGREKGILRKALEGILPDEILYRKKSPYPKTHHPEYTRLVKGWLSSIIADGSAPLLELVDRSKVEEIIQTDGEAFKTPWFGQLMTGPQLIAHLAQINTWLEDYNVNIVD
- a CDS encoding nuclease-related domain-containing protein, whose translation is MQNEDSFENLRKDLHLSEQNFNTETLYGSDLMQINKPFIALQLMALLRRSPAKDRSHPKHSIIIRRLKRVMGGFRGEESVFYQLNYLPKEQFLILHGPRLSNENTYFQIDFLVLSPHFYTIIEVKNIYGELYFDPVFDQLIRKMPDGTQTGLQDPTSQVKIQKMQLRKWLKHHKLPIAPIKYLITVSDPKTILNTSLANHNISNWIIHKHALMSKFEHFIKANPKEIISNKDVKKIARKIKRKNEPLLSDVLDTYKFTPSQITSGVSCPKCLELPIPRHKYRKNWVCPTCRASSNQAYFEAIADYALLINNTFSNRQMRLFLHIDSDSTVYNLLKKMNIQTVGRKHSISLDDVYMYANKNFNE
- a CDS encoding heme-dependent oxidative N-demethylase family protein, yielding MSSHTFPFPFTTNQYAYSNNSSLLEPAWTVTVTDEYKHEVLLKRKLLHQNHDRCYRSLPISIESQWEAMRLVLNHLAEAYPNHFSLEKRGKEYRFQNHLLQEEERFIFRDNSSVNLEPLDLVGRHIQEDLILMGDRSDGLFLEAGQLCFPSNWSLTFVLGMEFKSIHMPVPNITDNGFIQKVERFISRIRPNTAWERKNWSITISEKLDTPLETYAEWGKLRQEVTEENAVEMVHLRVEVQRLYRLPINNDILFTIHTYLLSLKDLVKNDHWLKLFYSNIKTLPEEITDYKGISFYRKDLMKYLENKMAHKKMIR
- a CDS encoding PDR/VanB family oxidoreductase, which produces MKQFYQLRVLKTEYVTPTVKKFTLTSEEINLPSFGAGAHITVKLPMGTRQYSLTNDPYQQENEYTIAVKNIGSENSASTFLHEHIEEGDTLEVSGPDNYFPVRSEGKHHVFFAAGIGITPFLSMMAYLIQIDQSFELHYAGASKEDCAFYKEIKNQYPEQTTFYFMEREQKVQILREVLSNQTVGTHFYICGPAGFMDQFISYCNEIGYPDECVHSERFRPANTTINRKPFSVTIGKKTIQVGSNQSLLQAINEKGILVPYACQMGICGTCEVAVCNGEILHNDTFLTDEERKVKMLSCVSRGIGHITIKI
- the ligD gene encoding non-homologous end-joining DNA ligase — protein: MGSTSNANGQLNINGHTIQVTSLDKLLYPEKDINKQAYLHYLIEVHKRMLPFLNNRYLTVKRYPHGMYDDYFYQKNCPDYAPDFIQTKVHEKINYIVCNDLETLIWLGNQLSLEFHIPFNKMGSSSPSEIVFDLDPPSRDHFALAVQAGLEIKKILDRFDLTGFIKTSGNKGLQIYIPIPEDQFVYEETRVFTKFIADYLVTQFPDNFTIERLKENRGSKCYIDFLQHAEGKTIIAPYSLRGNDDALVATPLYWDEVDERLKPEMFSISDVLKRIKTKGCPFSEMDSIRSTQPLRRILDGLLNQ
- a CDS encoding RNA ligase family protein is translated as MYYEIKYDGFRCLLYIDEEEIDLYSRNLISLRTGFPEIVKEATRIQNEYNEDLPILLDGELCVLESDIRASFSQIQKRGRLKNIEKIQQHTLLSPVTYLVFDLLVIGGKPLKSETYINRKQQLQSWMNKMSYPTVNHDFQTSIQWIPPQSDGESLFNQVKSKKGEGIVAKRKNSLWISGKRTPNWLKVKRLFRGFFIVTGFDEGNGYVHIAVIKDKKLEQIGLFSHGLEGKDREALIQIVQNNQKGRKGTLIKVSPGICVELEFLELYNMQLRHPRFVQFRLDIHWEDCTWEALQTQMDS
- a CDS encoding Ku protein: MHTMWKGSISFGLVTIPIKLFAATENKDIKMRQLHKEDHSPIKYEKTCTACEKSLEQSEIIKAYEYEPNKFVELEKEDLDALSKEQTKSIEILDFVHLSEVDPIYFDRSYFIGPGENGSKPYSLLKNAMEESGKIGIAKVMIRSKQHLSVVRVYDKGLLLETIHFPDEVRNIDLVPEIPEEVELNEKELKMAIQLIEQLTTEFDPGKYQDDYREALMEAIQSKVKGEQIKVAKQQPKADVVDLMDALQASIDDTKPKKKKTTRTRKKKASSE